The Prosthecobacter algae genome includes a region encoding these proteins:
- a CDS encoding type 1 glutamine amidotransferase domain-containing protein, protein MKTPLGTKHVAILATDGFEQSELEQPLQALEKAGAKVSIISPQAGEIQGVHHDEKGDTFATDIRLDLADPEDFDALVLPGGLANPDSLRALPEAVAFVRDFGLRGKPIAAICHGPWLLIEAGLVEGRRLTSWPAIQTDVRNAGGDWVDEEVVVDGQLITSRQPEDLPAFNQKMIEVFAQGEGEPMGAGAVPPQDG, encoded by the coding sequence ATGAAAACACCCTTAGGCACCAAACATGTCGCCATCCTAGCCACCGACGGCTTTGAACAGTCCGAGTTGGAACAGCCTCTGCAGGCCCTCGAAAAAGCGGGGGCAAAAGTCAGCATCATCTCCCCGCAGGCAGGCGAGATCCAGGGCGTGCACCACGATGAAAAAGGCGATACCTTTGCCACCGACATCCGGCTGGACCTGGCCGACCCGGAAGACTTCGACGCCCTCGTCCTGCCCGGTGGCCTAGCCAACCCAGACAGCCTGCGGGCGCTGCCCGAGGCAGTGGCCTTCGTCCGCGACTTCGGCCTCCGCGGCAAACCCATCGCCGCCATCTGCCACGGTCCCTGGCTGCTGATTGAGGCCGGCCTCGTCGAGGGGCGCCGCCTCACCTCCTGGCCCGCCATCCAGACCGATGTGCGCAATGCGGGCGGTGACTGGGTGGATGAAGAAGTCGTGGTGGATGGCCAACTCATCACCAGCCGCCAGCCCGAGGACCTGCCCGCCTTTAATCAAAAGATGATCGAAGTCTTTGCCCAAGGTGAAGGCGAGCCCATGGGAGCCGGGGCTGTGCCGCCGCAAGATGGCTGA
- a CDS encoding response regulator transcription factor — MSPPTFPETSSRSIIRIAVVDDHSIMRAVYRSLIDDSPELDMAWSAATLEEARLHIERDDIPDVIILDVTLPDGTGYELLREILHEFPNLPVLMVSAHEEQAYVTQAAEAGARGYLIKDSSPAELMDALETVINGETYFKSVA; from the coding sequence ATGTCTCCTCCAACCTTTCCTGAGACCTCCTCCAGGTCCATCATTCGCATTGCCGTCGTTGACGATCACTCGATCATGAGGGCGGTTTACCGCAGCCTCATTGATGACTCTCCAGAGCTAGACATGGCCTGGAGCGCCGCCACCCTCGAAGAAGCCAGGCTGCACATCGAAAGGGATGATATCCCCGATGTCATCATCCTGGATGTGACGCTGCCCGATGGCACCGGCTATGAACTGCTCCGCGAGATTCTGCACGAATTTCCGAACCTGCCCGTGCTCATGGTATCTGCCCATGAAGAACAGGCCTATGTCACCCAGGCTGCCGAGGCAGGCGCGCGAGGTTACCTCATCAAGGATTCCTCCCCGGCCGAACTCATGGATGCCCTGGAGACCGTGATCAACGGGGAAACCTACTTCAAGTCGGTCGCCTAA
- a CDS encoding DUF3309 family protein, translated as MNTILLVLLILLLLGALPTWPYSSGWGYYPSGGIILLIVLLVIFFR; from the coding sequence ATGAATACGATTCTTTTAGTCCTTTTGATTTTGCTGCTCCTTGGTGCACTGCCCACCTGGCCATACAGCTCAGGTTGGGGATACTATCCAAGCGGTGGTATCATCCTGCTGATAGTGCTGCTGGTGATCTTTTTCCGCTAG
- a CDS encoding PGPGW domain-containing protein yields the protein MSASTLWHDFKASQPGRRFQDFYEKRQEDRSDGHGWRRALYVGLGVVIALSGIVLLGMPGPGLLVLALGLALVAGESALMAQGLDRLEVWLRALSQKFIQWWRHLRPYQQYLGIAAVIALALGAAGCVYKVLS from the coding sequence ATGTCTGCCTCCACCTTGTGGCACGATTTTAAAGCCAGCCAGCCTGGCCGACGATTTCAGGACTTTTACGAAAAGCGCCAGGAAGACCGCAGCGATGGCCACGGATGGCGGCGGGCTCTGTATGTCGGCCTGGGGGTGGTCATCGCCCTCAGCGGCATCGTACTTCTCGGTATGCCGGGGCCGGGCTTGCTCGTCCTAGCTTTAGGGCTGGCCTTGGTCGCAGGCGAGTCTGCCCTGATGGCACAGGGGCTGGACAGGCTGGAAGTCTGGCTGCGCGCCCTTAGCCAGAAATTCATTCAGTGGTGGCGGCATCTGCGGCCTTATCAGCAATACCTGGGCATTGCAGCCGTCATTGCACTGGCTCTCGGCGCCGCTGGCTGCGTTTACAAGGTGCTGTCCTGA